The nucleotide window TACCTATAAGTTTAACCTTTTTATGTCAAGCTGTTATTTGCATTATATTAGAGTCAAGTTAACCAAGTGTGGCACACAGGAAGGGGCATGTCAAAGCTTACATACTTTTGTTAGACATTTTACTTATCAGCTTAAGCTTTCTAGGTAAATATTTCCTTactttaattatgaaatatctATTTCTTCATGTCCTAGTAAAAAGATGTCTTTTGCCCCGTCCTTTTTAGCTATTTCAAATAGAGTTGTTCTATTTAGGGTTAATACTAAATCCAGATGGATTAGATGATTAAATTAAACTCCCTGCAAACCAAATTGCTTTGGTTTAGAAAAGTTGGAAACCCAGGTCTTGTTGATATGGTTGTCTGATGATTATAATCTTAACCACATATCCCTGTGTCATCATCCTTGACCCTCAAGAGAcaatggaaagaaaaaaaatcattctagCATGTCATCTTCtcaatataaaacataatctcAGTGCATTTTACTTTACAACTTATTCTCCTAAATTTCCTTATACAGAGACAtgatataatagaaaatattttctcatcTGTTATTTTATGTGACCTTCTTGAACATTTATAACTTATAAAGCATTGACCTTCTTGAATATTTTCTCACCTGATTTGGAGTTATGTTAGATAGGGATTTAAATTGGAACTTATTGCATTTACCCTCCTCAACCTTTTATGCATCCAAATTTTTTGTTGGAACATTCATGTTTAActctttgtatataaatttctatatttaacttaaatttgaattcttattatttggattttcttaAAGAGTTAGTATCAACTTGAGTAATTATATACATCCCAAATAATATCCCAAAATTCACATcccaaatgatgtgtcatcctATATGACGTTGCCGTATCATTCACCACCTGACACATTTAGTTTCATGTCACCACCACATAGGATTACACATCACTTGTGATGGGAAATTTGAGGTTACTTTTGGGATGGGTAGTATCACTGGTCATTGTTAGGAACCCAACATTGTTCCAATTCTCAACCATATTAAACCAAGTAATTGACAAACAAAAACAGAGATGATAGTTTGCAATATATGTTGCATGTTAGTTGTTTTTACAAGAATAACAATTCTCTTTCCTGTAcacaaataagaaaacaataatactCACTCGCAATTGTTTGAGAAACCGAAATTGCTCAATGAATTTCCTAGCTTTTGAGAGGCTAGACACTCTCCCTAATTCACCACAAGAGTTGTGAAACTGAGAAGATTGCCACGGAAGCAGGCACAGGAACCGAGGTTGTATTTGCAAGCAACTTCAAAAATTCTTTAGTTTGCTTTATATTAAAGATGTATAACTTGGAGGAAAATAAGCCACGAAGGCTTCATCTTGGTATCATAAAAAAGCTATCATAAACCCCAACTAATATTTTGGTATTCATTATAGGTTTATATAGTCGAACTCTTTTAAATATTGGCCTAACATAGTATTATAAAAGAGTCCTTAGCTGTGCTTGACAGGACATAAAAGGCTTGAATTGAAGCTCATGTTCTTTTCATGAAGTTTTCCTTCACACtttatatccactagtattattatatgtataaataaatttataacatttaatgAAGTAATtctaaaatgagagaaaaagtaaattatttaataaaattttggagatATAATGTTATTTAGCTTGAGAGATTTgtttgtcttttcaataatttttcttaatttaaacaatgCAGTCAACTTTTTAGCAAGGTTATTTAGTCAGCAAGGGTGTGCTTTTTATTGCATTCCTTAACTGtaagcataatttttttttattttttgtggcaACTTATAAATAAGATAGTTCGATTCAATATGGAGTCAATGAACTCAAAATTTTGAgcaatgagaaaaataaaagattagaaaatagctattgaaaataacaattcaAAGTTACTGATTAGTATTTACataatataactttatatatctaataatatcaataagGAAGTatcctctttatttttttcaattattttctaaaataaaattgataatgaaaaataaaatggattaaaaatgtttatataattgatatggGTGGATTACTTGTATTTGAAAAGATGTCACCTGATTATCAATGAAATATGTCTTAAAtatagtttattaaataaaggtaatatttttactttgaaaataaaattgtgaaaaaacaattttcaaattctgtTTAGAAGATGCAATATGATATTTTCTTCATAAACTTACAGTGTCcctataggttttttttttttaattattattaaggaaaatatatttattttttcaatagtTGGTGAAAACAGATTATACTGAGTAATGATTGTTCAATTCAACAATACActgtaattgatttatttttaataagattaatattttgaactaagattaatatattttaacaaactACAAAATAACTGTAGCTAATCAATTTGTATGGTGAACGAACTCCAAAtgtatgatttaataatttttttggcaagatttaaaaaaaaaaaaaaaaaagaagaaagaatagtAATGGAAAGAAAATCATGCCTAGAAAATGTACCAACTTCCATTTTAAAGCAATAAAGATTACAAAATATGAACTTTCCAATAGGATGCATACTTGGGTTAAggaaagtttgaaaaaacaaacTTATTAATGATGACGGGCATAATGCTCATTATCATGATAGAGTGGTTGCATACTACAGGTGAAAGTGAACAagtattgtaaaataaaaaaataagaaccaaAAAATTGAGTGTCTCAATGAGAAGAAAAGTAGTAATGATAACCCATGTATAATTCAGGTAACTAGCtagatttgataataaatattcttAAGTATGAGATGATTTATAGGCAGACCATAGCAGGTATTCTATCAATATTATTGGcccaaattctaaaaaatatttaagtttcatGAGGTGAATTTGTAGTGAAAGCTATGAGTGCTTGTATATCAATACTAAAATGTTATCCCCTAACTTTTCCACAgatttcaatttatatactttCAAAACCATATGCGCAAAAATTCACAAATAAgacaaatataatcaatatcgagtcaacaaacttgaaattttgaGCAATGAGGACAAGAAGAGATTAGAAATTAATAAGcgatttaaaataataattcaaagtttatactttaaaataagcGATCCAAGGGCAAGGGTGCCTAGAACGCTTCGTAGAGGAAACGAAGAAGGCTACACTCCTAAGTTAATTTCTATTGGTCCTTTTCACCATGGCAAACCAGAATTAACTGAcatgaaagagaagaagaaactatatatgaaaaattttcttcaacGAGAGGAAATAAACGAGATTCTAAGTTTTATCAAGGACTATGAAAAAACCATCCGTGCTTGTTACGCAGAAGCATTTAGACTTCAGAGTATTGAGTTTGTAATGATGATCCTGTATGATTCTATCTTCATCATAGAAATCTTCATAAGGGAGCAACTTGATGTTAGAAGTGACATATCACTAGTTACAATTTCACTATGCACAGACTTGCAGTTATTTGAAAATCAACTTCCATACTTTGTCCTTGAGCAAATATACATGTTAGCTTTCACTTCCACTGACATGCCTTTTACCTTCAAGCAGCTTTCCTATCGCTTCTTTTCGGCATTTACATGTGTGGAGTTAACTGCTTTATCCCTCGAAGTTAAACATTTCACAGATTGGAAAAGAATCAATCTACTCAAAAGCTCCCTAGAAACAAGCTCCCTAGAAACAGTGTCAGACAACAAATGGATTCATGATTTACCTTGTGCAGTGAAGCTACATGAGTCAGGTGTAAAGTTTAAGAAAATTCATATTGGAGGAGAACAgagtttatttgatataaaatttgacaagCGAAAGCAACTGATCCCATTTTTTGAAGTCCATGAATTGCAGATGCCACAGCTGCTAGTAGATGAGGGGACCCAACGTCTATTCGAAAACATCATTGCTTTGGAGCAGTGTCTTTACCCAGAGGATACTCAAGTTTGCAATTATGTTGAACTGATGACCTATCTTATCAACACTAAAGAGGACATGGATTTGCttgttgaaaaagaaattatttccAATAAATTGGGGGATAATGTTTTAGTGGCAAATATGTTTAACAAACTTAATGTACTTCAAAGACCATCGTCATACTATCACGTATACGCCCAGCTAAAAAGGCACTACGACAACCCATGGAACAGAGTCAAGGTAAATTTGAAAATAGGAACTTTGAAAAGAGTGTATTTCAACAATCCATGGAGAGGTGCAGCAACTATTGCGGCAATAATACTCTTGCTTCTAACTATAGTACAAACTGTATGTTCTATTTTACAAATtgtgtaattttaattgattcttgTATTAAACCTAGAATCTACTTGTGTTAGTGTAATTTTCAGTTTCAAGCttcttgtattaataataataaaaaaatttgaatcagTTCTTCCTGTTTCCActaataatgataagattttgcAGATCCTTAACAACTCAGTCAATCTGCGTTTGTCTTCCAAAATGTTCGTAGAAGATATGACTAAGCCTTAGATTTCTTACTTTTGGCTTCAGCAactggttttgttttgaaaggCAGGAAGGTCTTGCCACCCATTAATGGCTGTAAGACTTCCAGTACTTCAACACCATCTTCCTTCTGGTAGTTCTCAAGGGTACAGCAAATGGTACTCTCTGTTGCAAAGAGTGTAGAGTTCAACAAGTGCACATATTGCTTCGTCTGTTCATTGCTCTGCAATATTTCATAGTTACAAAAGCACAATCGTGAGTTTGTAAGAATTCCACagagataatattaaatgattcGTTGTTTCAAGGAAAGTGTAGAAGGGCAGCAAACTACACATCATTTGGCTTTGCCTGCACTAAATAGGAACAAGTAAACAGAACATACCTTTTCTCTGACCATGTCGAATCTCCAATCTTCTCGATTGATAATCTGTACAATTTGAACATGATACCAACTCTCTATAGGTTTGCGATGCAGGAAACCATCCTTCCAAATCATACTTCTTCACAGCTGCATCATTCAGAGGACCAAAGACAATGGCCACAATTTGATACGGGATGTTTAACTGCatgtaaataaaattcaattagaGCCAAACTTTTCCTCATGAATTATTAGATTGTTGATCCACACTTTGCTATTAAAATAGATCGATATAGGAATCAGACAATGATTGTCTCCTTGACAGAAACACatacaaatatgaaatttgaattttgtttctcAAGGGTTAAAAACAAAGCCAGAAATCCAAAAATTGACATGTCACATATGGTTGGCCTGTTTATCCAACAGATTCCCTACAGATTTACTGGACACAGATATAAAAAAGATAGCAAAATAATTAACCGTAAGTAAAGAGATGAATAATAGAGAGATATTAGTGCAATTGCATAATCAtgctgaaagaaaaagaaagaaagtcaTTATACCATTTTGTAGAAATCTTCAGAGTTTTTCATCATTTCCTCGTGCATTTCCCATGAGTCATTTCCATTTGTTCCACTTTCTCAAACTGATGAACTCGGAAAATTCCAAGAGTATCTCATCCATATGAACCAGCTTCTTTATGGAAGCACAACGGGTATCCAGCATATCTGATTAAGAAATTGTAGTGTCCATAAGCAAACACAAACAAGAACTCCTTTGTAGCAATAGGGACAATGGCTTCAAAAGATTATTGCCTTAGAGGTAGCTCAGAAGGATGGATCCAGTCATCTATATGATAAGCACAAAGAGGCTGTTCATATGTCGCAATAAGGTACTTATCGTCTCCCTCACCAGTAAACTATCAACATCAACTATAAGTCATGCTCAAATTTTAGTCAAGAAACTCCAAAAGGAAAAGCAGTTTTAGTTCAGCATTTATATTTATCTGATTGAAAGACACATAGTGTCTGTGAAAGGAATCCAACTTTATAACAACAATTAGCTCTTTTGACCAGCtagtagaaaaaaattaagagaaggTAATATGTATTAACACAACCTTGTAAGGCTCTTCATCAAATTGTGCTAACTGAGCACACCTGGCCATAA belongs to Mangifera indica cultivar Alphonso chromosome 2, CATAS_Mindica_2.1, whole genome shotgun sequence and includes:
- the LOC123208743 gene encoding UPF0481 protein At3g47200-like gives rise to the protein MSDPRARVPRTLRRGNEEGYTPKLISIGPFHHGKPELTDMKEKKKLYMKNFLQREEINEILSFIKDYEKTIRACYAEAFRLQSIEFVMMILYDSIFIIEIFIREQLDVRSDISLVTISLCTDLQLFENQLPYFVLEQIYMLAFTSTDMPFTFKQLSYRFFSAFTCVELTALSLEVKHFTDWKRINLLKSSLETSSLETVSDNKWIHDLPCAVKLHESGVKFKKIHIGGEQSLFDIKFDKRKQLIPFFEVHELQMPQLLVDEGTQRLFENIIALEQCLYPEDTQVCNYVELMTYLINTKEDMDLLVEKEIISNKLGDNVLVANMFNKLNVLQRPSSYYHVYAQLKRHYDNPWNRVKVNLKIGTLKRVYFNNPWRGAATIAAIILLLLTIVQTVCSILQIV